In Arachis stenosperma cultivar V10309 chromosome 1, arast.V10309.gnm1.PFL2, whole genome shotgun sequence, one DNA window encodes the following:
- the LOC130966592 gene encoding probable methyltransferase PMT21 isoform X1: MKGSDGKSIITQPEKCRIVPMAIIFVLICGFSFYMGGIFCSERNRFLFINGQKSLEPSKDLSSVGSVQIKSISFPECGVDYQDYTPCTDPRRWRKYGSYRLTLLERHCPPIFERKECLVPPPDGYKPPIRWPKSRDECWYRNVPYDWINKQKSNQHWLKKEGEKFLFPGGGTMFPNGVGEYADKMQDLIPEMKDGTIRTAIDTGCGVASWGGDLLDRGILTVSLAPRDNHEAQVQFALERGIPAILGVISTQRLPFPSNSFDMAHCSRCLIPWTEFGGIYLLEIHRILRPGGFWVLSGPPINYQRRWRGWNTTIEEQRSDYEKLEELLKSLCFKMYNKKGDIAVWQKSLDNNCYNKLARDTYPPKCDDSLEPDSAWYTPLRACIVVPNSKFKKSGLTSIPKWPERLHTMPERISMVHRGSASSFKHDDSTWKKRIEHYKKLLPDLGTDKIRNVMDMNTVYGGFAAALINDPVWVMNVVSSYSTNTLPVVYDRGLIGTFHDWCEAFSTYPRTYDLLHLDGLFTAESHRCEMKYVLLEMDRILRPNGYVIIREHGYFVDSIEAIGKGMRWECHKEKTEKGDEMMKVLICQKQLWYASNKGSR, translated from the exons ATGAAGGGTAGTGATGGAAAATCAATCATAACCCAGCCAGAAAAGTGCAGGATTGTTCCAATGGCAATAATATTTGTGTTGATATGTGGATTTTCTTTCTATATGGGTGGAATCTTTTGTTCTGAGAGGAATAGATTTCTCTTCATCAACGGCCAGAAGTCCCTTGAACCCTCCAAGGATTTATCCTCAGTAGGTTCTGTGCAGATAAAGTCTATCAGTTTTCCCGAATGTGGCGTTGACTATCAAGACTACACACCATGCACCGATCCAAGG AGATGGAGGAAGTATGGCTCCTACCGGCTTACTTTGTTGGAACGCCACTGCCCTCCGATTTTTGAGAGGAAGGAATGCTTAGTTCCTCCCCCAGATGGGTATAAGCCCCCCATTAGATGGCCAAAGAGCAGAGATGAATGTTGGTACAG AAATGTTCCATATGATTGGATTAACAAGCAGAAGTCCAATCAGCATTGGTTGAAAAAGGAAGGCGAGAAATTCCTCTTTCCTGGCGGGGGTACCATGTTCCCCAATGGAGTTGGTGAATATGCTGATAAAATGCAAGATCTTATCCCAGAAATGAAAGATGGGACTATTAGAACTGCCATTGATACTGGCTGTGGG GTTGCTAGCTGGGGTGGGGACTTGCTTGATCGCGGGATTCTTACAGTTTCTCTTGCACCAAGAGATAACCATGAAGCTCAGGTGCAATTTGCTCTGGAGCGTGGTATTCCAGCAATTCTTGGCGTCATTTCTACGCAGAGACTTCCATTCCCATCAAACTCCTTTGATATGGCTCATTGCTCCAGATGCCTTATCCCATGGACAGAATTTG GTGGAATTTATCTCCTTGAAATACACCGGATTCTTCGTCCCGGAGGATTTTGGGTCTTGTCTGGCCCACCAATCAACTATCAGCGCAGGTGGCGAGGGTGGAACACAACTATCGAAGAGCAAAGATCAGATTATGAGAAGTTGGAGGAGTTGCTGAAATCCTTGTGCTTTAAAATGTACAATAAAAAGGGTGACATTGCTGTGTGGCAGAAGTCTCTGGATAATAATTGCTATAATAAGCTGGCCAGAGATACCTATCCACCAAAATGTGATGATAGTCTCGAGCCAGATTCAGCATGGTATACTCCACTTCGAGCTTGTATTGTGGTTCCCAATTCAAAGTTTAAGAAATCAGGTTTAACTTCCATTCCTAAGTGGCCGGAGCGGCTGCACACGATGCCCGAGCGGATTTCAATGGTTCACCGTGGGAGTGCTAGTTCTTTTAAACATGACGACAGTACATGGAAAAAGCGTATCGAGCACTACAAGAAATTGCTCCCTGACCTTGGGACAGATAAGATAAGAAATGTGATGGACATGAACACGGTATATGGAGGTTTTGCTGCAGCCTTGATTAACGATCCTGTGTGGGTCATGAATGTTGTCTCATCTTATTCTACCAATACGCTCCCTGTGGTCTATGATCGAGGCCTTATTGGAACCTTCCATGACTG GTGCGAAGCATTTTCAACATATCCTCGTACATATGACCTGCTTCATCTTGATGGACTCTTCACTGCAGAAAGCCACAG ATGTGAAATGAAGTATGTGTTGCTGGAAATGGACCGGATTCTAAGGCCAAATGGGTATGTAATCATACGTGAGCACGGTTACTTTGTGGATAGCATTGAAGCCATTGGCAAGGGTATGAGATGGGAATGTCACAAAGAGAAGACTGAGAAAGGTGATGAGATGATGAAGGTTTTGATATGTCAGAAGCAGCTTTGGTATGCATCCAATAAGGGTTCAAGATGA
- the LOC130966592 gene encoding probable methyltransferase PMT21 isoform X2: MKGSDGKSIITQPEKCRIVPMAIIFVLICGFSFYMGGIFCSERNRFLFINGQKSLEPSKDLSSVGSVQIKSISFPECGVDYQDYTPCTDPRRWRKYGSYRLTLLERHCPPIFERKECLVPPPDGYKPPIRWPKSRDECWYRNVPYDWINKQKSNQHWLKKEGEKFLFPGGGTMFPNGVGEYADKMQDLIPEMKDGTIRTAIDTGCGVASWGGDLLDRGILTVSLAPRDNHEAQVQFALERGIPAILGVISTQRLPFPSNSFDMAHCSRCLIPWTEFGGIYLLEIHRILRPGGFWVLSGPPINYQRRWRGWNTTIEEQRSDYEKLEELLKSLCFKMYNKKGDIAVWQKSLDNNCYNKLARDTYPPKCDDSLEPDSAWYTPLRACIVVPNSKFKKSGLTSIPKWPERLHTMPERISMVHRGSASSFKHDDSTWKKRIEHYKKLLPDLGTDKIRNVMDMNTVYGGFAAALINDPVWVMNVVSSYSTNTLPVVYDRGLIGTFHDW, encoded by the exons ATGAAGGGTAGTGATGGAAAATCAATCATAACCCAGCCAGAAAAGTGCAGGATTGTTCCAATGGCAATAATATTTGTGTTGATATGTGGATTTTCTTTCTATATGGGTGGAATCTTTTGTTCTGAGAGGAATAGATTTCTCTTCATCAACGGCCAGAAGTCCCTTGAACCCTCCAAGGATTTATCCTCAGTAGGTTCTGTGCAGATAAAGTCTATCAGTTTTCCCGAATGTGGCGTTGACTATCAAGACTACACACCATGCACCGATCCAAGG AGATGGAGGAAGTATGGCTCCTACCGGCTTACTTTGTTGGAACGCCACTGCCCTCCGATTTTTGAGAGGAAGGAATGCTTAGTTCCTCCCCCAGATGGGTATAAGCCCCCCATTAGATGGCCAAAGAGCAGAGATGAATGTTGGTACAG AAATGTTCCATATGATTGGATTAACAAGCAGAAGTCCAATCAGCATTGGTTGAAAAAGGAAGGCGAGAAATTCCTCTTTCCTGGCGGGGGTACCATGTTCCCCAATGGAGTTGGTGAATATGCTGATAAAATGCAAGATCTTATCCCAGAAATGAAAGATGGGACTATTAGAACTGCCATTGATACTGGCTGTGGG GTTGCTAGCTGGGGTGGGGACTTGCTTGATCGCGGGATTCTTACAGTTTCTCTTGCACCAAGAGATAACCATGAAGCTCAGGTGCAATTTGCTCTGGAGCGTGGTATTCCAGCAATTCTTGGCGTCATTTCTACGCAGAGACTTCCATTCCCATCAAACTCCTTTGATATGGCTCATTGCTCCAGATGCCTTATCCCATGGACAGAATTTG GTGGAATTTATCTCCTTGAAATACACCGGATTCTTCGTCCCGGAGGATTTTGGGTCTTGTCTGGCCCACCAATCAACTATCAGCGCAGGTGGCGAGGGTGGAACACAACTATCGAAGAGCAAAGATCAGATTATGAGAAGTTGGAGGAGTTGCTGAAATCCTTGTGCTTTAAAATGTACAATAAAAAGGGTGACATTGCTGTGTGGCAGAAGTCTCTGGATAATAATTGCTATAATAAGCTGGCCAGAGATACCTATCCACCAAAATGTGATGATAGTCTCGAGCCAGATTCAGCATGGTATACTCCACTTCGAGCTTGTATTGTGGTTCCCAATTCAAAGTTTAAGAAATCAGGTTTAACTTCCATTCCTAAGTGGCCGGAGCGGCTGCACACGATGCCCGAGCGGATTTCAATGGTTCACCGTGGGAGTGCTAGTTCTTTTAAACATGACGACAGTACATGGAAAAAGCGTATCGAGCACTACAAGAAATTGCTCCCTGACCTTGGGACAGATAAGATAAGAAATGTGATGGACATGAACACGGTATATGGAGGTTTTGCTGCAGCCTTGATTAACGATCCTGTGTGGGTCATGAATGTTGTCTCATCTTATTCTACCAATACGCTCCCTGTGGTCTATGATCGAGGCCTTATTGGAACCTTCCATGACTGGTAA
- the LOC130966087 gene encoding uncharacterized protein LOC130966087, whose protein sequence is MHIPTRISALPLFLPFRVRCHFLPHNPSPWIRKSSFSPHLQPCSRKLRKDFPKNMACGLDNKTGTGLVRPATDAYATEAIEALRAGKVIAVPTDTLYGFACDACSLEAVNRIYEIKGRKHTSPLAICVGDVSDIYRFAVTDHLPHGLLDSLLPGPVTVVLSRGDSSVLERSLNPGFDSIGVRVPDSNFIRVIARGSGTALALTSANLSGQPSSVCIRDFENLWEHCAFVYDGGVLPSGRAGSTVVDLTTPHKYKILRPGSAKEETIAILEKHSLVESAAR, encoded by the exons ATGCATATTCCGACAAGAATCTCAGCCCTGCCTCTCTTTCTCCCCTTCCGAGTGAGGTGTCATTTCCTTCCTCACAACCCTTCTCCCT GGATTCGCAAGTCATCATTTTCACCTCATTTGCAACCCTGTAGTAGAAAGCTGAGAAAGGATTTTCCAAAGAACATGGCCTGTGGTTTGGATAACAAGACAGGAACTGGTTTAGTTCGCCCTGCAACAGATGCTTACGCAACTGAGGCTATCGAAGCTTTGAGAGCTGGCAAGGTTATTGCGGTCCCCACTGACACACTCTATGGATTTGCTTGTGATGCTTG CTCGTTGGAAGCAGTTAATAGGATTTACGAGATCAAGGGTCGAAAACATACAAGCCCTCTGGCTATCTGTGTTGGAGATGTATCAGACATATATCGTTTTGCCGTGACTGACCACTTGCCACATGGCCTGCTTGATTCCCTCCTTCCGGGGCCTGTTACAGTTGTATTAAGTCGAG GCGATTCAAGTGTTCTTGAACGATCCTTGAACCCGGGATTTGATAGTATAGGAGTTAGAGTGCCTGATAGCAATTTCATTAGAGTCATTGCTCGCGGTTCAGGAACTGCCTTAGCACTTACAAGTGCAAACCTTAGTGGACAGCCAAGTAGTGTTTGCATCAGAGATTTTGAGAATCTTTGGGAGCATTGTGCTTTTGTATATGATGGTGGTGTGCTTCCATCAGGTCGAGCAGGTTCAACAGTTGTGGACCTCACTACACCACACAAATACAAGATACTGAGACCTGGAAG CGCAAAGGAAGAGACAATTGCCATCTTGGAAAAGCATTCTTTAGTCGAATCAGCTGCCCGGTAA
- the LOC130966067 gene encoding uncharacterized protein LOC130966067 isoform X1, giving the protein MIDLFLSDPNQSDEAHDRDSIKWRISLLKEMESVIWSGMLSGGRAEVRLWLCSSIAGVTCVAPRDQRELFGNLVRSRGQKCGLASHLLHLMFDKSPNKGGSILAHTSRILQKFFQGNPNRVLQWFSYSSSGSGLEQGKGLKALSQFAFKNRDICWEELEWKGKHGQSPAMVATKPHYFLDLDIQRTVENFIQNVPEFWSSDEFVESVKDGDIFFIDRPFFVHYFINLMYKEDIGDVWQVIDEFLTEHPFSSLCQHLLITLDEQDLCYFLELLRKSLNRKVEFQHFDNVTDLFVVVLLNCGGTGSIDLMLLLNAVITQGRQLLRLLRDEEDPELQAKIGDTVSKISAIPSSGNSLTPIFKNTCKMTTVETIKCLGLQSWVLYYRLSQECKTPESWESVFMNNQIGFRLTNKNALLDHDGRLKEDCSGFDQSPSVRLKRNKKQKAKKKRRRKYDSDDCNDDELLDFDSTSLELDFLHNTRSWLLSTDGYTSAWSSADLPEHLHRHCLCRWMTWLLEK; this is encoded by the exons ATGATAGACTTGTTCTTGTCAGACCCCAACCAGAGCGATGAAGCACACGACCGTGATTCTATAAAATGGAGAATCTCTTTGTTGAAGGAGATGGAATCCGTTATCTGGTCAGGGATGCTGTCTGGGGGTCGTGCGGAGGTTCGGCTATGGCTGTGCAGTAGCATCGCAGGTGTGACGTGCGTGGCTCCACGCGATCAGAGAGAGCTCTTTGGGAATTTGGTGAGAAGTCGAGGTCAGAAGTGTGGCCTTGCCTCCCATCTTTTGCATTTGATGTTCGACAAGTCCCCCAATAAAGGGGGTTCCATTTTAGCTCACACAAGCCGCATACTCCAGAAATTCTTCCAGG GTAATCCTAATCGTGTATTGCAGTGGTTTTCATATTCTTCCTCGGGCAGTGGACTAGAGCAAGGGAAAGGTCTCAAGGCGTTGTCCCAGTTTGCATTTAAAAACAGGGATATTTGCTGGGAGGAGCTGGAGTGGAAGGGAAAGCATGGGCAGTCACCAGCCATGGTTGCCACCAAGCCACATTATTTCCTTGACTTGGATATCCAGCGAACTGTGGAAAATTTTATTCAGAATGTGCCTGAATTTTGGTCATCTGACGAGTTTGTTGAGTCGGTCAAAGATGGTGATATTTTTTTCATTGACAGGCCATTCTTTGTGCATTATTTCATTAACTTAATGTATAAAGAGGATATAGGAGATGTATGGCAAGTTATAGATGAATTTCTCACAGAGCATCCCTTCTCTTCTTTGTGCCAGCACCTTCTTATTACTCTTGACGAGCAGGACCTGTGCTACTTTTTGGAATTGCTTCGTAAATCACTGAACCGCAAAGTGGAATTTCAACATTTTGATAATGTCACTGATTTGTTTGTGGTTGTACTTTTAAATTGTGGTGGTACTGGGTCTATTGACCTGATGCTACTGTTGAATGCTGTCATTACTCAGGGAAGGCAACTTCTACGCCTTTTACGGGATGAGGAGGATCCGGAGCTGCAAGCGAAAATTGGTGACACTGTGTCAAAAATATCTGCAATCCCAAGTAGTGGCAATAGCTTGACCCCAATCTTTAAGAATACATGCAAGATGACAACTGTTGAAACAATAAAGTGTTTGGGACTTCAGTCTTGGGTTCTTTACTATAGATTGTCACAAGAATGCAAAACTCCTGAATCCTGGGAGTCTGTCTTTATGAATAATCAAATTGGTTTCCGCCTCACGAACAAGAATGCATTGCTAGATCATGATGGACGGTTAAAAGAAGATTGTTCTGGTTTTGATCAGAGTCCTTCAGTTCGATTGAAAcgtaataaaaaacaaaaggccaaaaagaagaggaggaggaagtaTGATAGTGATGATTGTAATGATGATGAGCTGCTGGATTTTGATTCTACAAGCCTGGAATTGGACTTTCTGCACAATACTAGAAGCTGGCTACTTTCAACTGATGGATACACTTCGGCATGGAGTAGT GCAGATTTGCCGGAACACCTACATAGGCATTGCTTGTGTAGGTGGATGACATGGCTTTTAGAAAAATGA
- the LOC130966067 gene encoding uncharacterized protein LOC130966067 isoform X2 translates to MIDLFLSDPNQSDEAHDRDSIKWRISLLKEMESVIWSGMLSGGRAEVRLWLCSSIAGVTCVAPRDQRELFGNLVRSRGQKCGLASHLLHLMFDKSPNKGGSILAHTSRILQKFFQGNPNRVLQWFSYSSSGSGLEQGKGLKALSQFAFKNRDICWEELEWKGKHGQSPAMVATKPHYFLDLDIQRTVENFIQNVPEFWSSDEFVESVKDGDIFFIDRPFFVHYFINLMYKEDIGDVWQVIDEFLTEHPFSSLCQHLLITLDEQDLCYFLELLRKSLNRKVEFQHFDNVTDLFVVVLLNCGGTGSIDLMLLLNAVITQGRQLLRLLRDEEDPELQAKIGDTVSKISAIPSSGNSLTPIFKNTCKMTTVETIKCLGLQSWVLYYRLSQECKTPESWESVFMNNQIGFRLTNKNALLDHDGRLKEDCSGFDQSPSVRLKRNKKQKAKKKRRRKYDSDDCNDDELLDFDSTSLELDFLHNTRSWLLSTDGYTSAWSSICRNTYIGIACVGG, encoded by the exons ATGATAGACTTGTTCTTGTCAGACCCCAACCAGAGCGATGAAGCACACGACCGTGATTCTATAAAATGGAGAATCTCTTTGTTGAAGGAGATGGAATCCGTTATCTGGTCAGGGATGCTGTCTGGGGGTCGTGCGGAGGTTCGGCTATGGCTGTGCAGTAGCATCGCAGGTGTGACGTGCGTGGCTCCACGCGATCAGAGAGAGCTCTTTGGGAATTTGGTGAGAAGTCGAGGTCAGAAGTGTGGCCTTGCCTCCCATCTTTTGCATTTGATGTTCGACAAGTCCCCCAATAAAGGGGGTTCCATTTTAGCTCACACAAGCCGCATACTCCAGAAATTCTTCCAGG GTAATCCTAATCGTGTATTGCAGTGGTTTTCATATTCTTCCTCGGGCAGTGGACTAGAGCAAGGGAAAGGTCTCAAGGCGTTGTCCCAGTTTGCATTTAAAAACAGGGATATTTGCTGGGAGGAGCTGGAGTGGAAGGGAAAGCATGGGCAGTCACCAGCCATGGTTGCCACCAAGCCACATTATTTCCTTGACTTGGATATCCAGCGAACTGTGGAAAATTTTATTCAGAATGTGCCTGAATTTTGGTCATCTGACGAGTTTGTTGAGTCGGTCAAAGATGGTGATATTTTTTTCATTGACAGGCCATTCTTTGTGCATTATTTCATTAACTTAATGTATAAAGAGGATATAGGAGATGTATGGCAAGTTATAGATGAATTTCTCACAGAGCATCCCTTCTCTTCTTTGTGCCAGCACCTTCTTATTACTCTTGACGAGCAGGACCTGTGCTACTTTTTGGAATTGCTTCGTAAATCACTGAACCGCAAAGTGGAATTTCAACATTTTGATAATGTCACTGATTTGTTTGTGGTTGTACTTTTAAATTGTGGTGGTACTGGGTCTATTGACCTGATGCTACTGTTGAATGCTGTCATTACTCAGGGAAGGCAACTTCTACGCCTTTTACGGGATGAGGAGGATCCGGAGCTGCAAGCGAAAATTGGTGACACTGTGTCAAAAATATCTGCAATCCCAAGTAGTGGCAATAGCTTGACCCCAATCTTTAAGAATACATGCAAGATGACAACTGTTGAAACAATAAAGTGTTTGGGACTTCAGTCTTGGGTTCTTTACTATAGATTGTCACAAGAATGCAAAACTCCTGAATCCTGGGAGTCTGTCTTTATGAATAATCAAATTGGTTTCCGCCTCACGAACAAGAATGCATTGCTAGATCATGATGGACGGTTAAAAGAAGATTGTTCTGGTTTTGATCAGAGTCCTTCAGTTCGATTGAAAcgtaataaaaaacaaaaggccaaaaagaagaggaggaggaagtaTGATAGTGATGATTGTAATGATGATGAGCTGCTGGATTTTGATTCTACAAGCCTGGAATTGGACTTTCTGCACAATACTAGAAGCTGGCTACTTTCAACTGATGGATACACTTCGGCATGGAGTAGT ATTTGCCGGAACACCTACATAGGCATTGCTTGTGTAGGTGGATGA